In Vigna unguiculata cultivar IT97K-499-35 chromosome 3, ASM411807v1, whole genome shotgun sequence, a single genomic region encodes these proteins:
- the LOC114175938 gene encoding uncharacterized protein LOC114175938 codes for MEGKTEWRRMGWESYVVVHNIAKRHNVGTLARSATAFGVSELILVGRRDFNCFGSHGSSSHLRFRHFHSLHDARDFLKDKDCDICGVEITNDALPVSHHPFKKSTAFLLGNEGQGLSPKEIQICDFFVYIPQYGSGTASLNVTVAASIVLHHFAVWAGFEERSRDGSKFVVAERPVKQGRRNYCTETEDSIIEERKARRESAANGFFDEAESGNSSSNLLDALFVDG; via the exons ATGGAAGGAAAAACTGAATGGAGAAGAATGGGGTGGGAGAGCTACGTGGTGGTGCACAACATAGCGAAGAGGCACAACGTGGGAACGCTGGCTCGTAGTGCCACCGCGTTTGGCGTCTCAGAACTCATCCTCGTTGGCCGTAGAGATTTCAACTGTTTCGGCAGCCATGGCTCCTCCTCCCACCTCCGATTTCGACACTTCCACTCCCTCCACGACGCTCGCGACTTCCTCAAGGACAAAGACTGCGATATTTGCGGCGTTGAGATCACAAACGACGCTCTCCCCGTCAGCCACCACCCTTTCAAGAAGAGCACTGCATTCCTACTGGGCAACGAG GGCCAAGGTCTTTCTCCTAAGGAAATTCAAATATGCGACTTTTTCGTCTACATTCCTCAATATGGCTCCGGCACTGCTTCCTTGAATGTCACTGTAGCTGCTTCCATAGTACTCCATCATTTCGCAG TCTGGGCTGGTTTTGAAGAGAGATCTCGTGATGGAAGTAAATTTGTTGTGGCTGAGAGACCCGTAAAACAGGGTCGACGTAATTACTGCACTGAAACAGAAGATTCTATCATTGAAGAGCGTAAAGCTAGAAGAGAAAGTGCTGCCAATGGTTTCTTTGATGAGGCTGAGAGTGGGAATTCATCTTCGAACCTCCTTGATGCATTATTTGTTGATGGCTGA